In the genome of Porphyrobacter sp. ULC335, one region contains:
- a CDS encoding DUF885 domain-containing protein, giving the protein MREKTADFTRRQTLAGLAGTSALALLPACAATTPSPGSASASLAGLDPDAALERVAYRMLAHEPGRATGLGVDTGEYAAWRSTFGTPGEAGRSEYAATLKELVAEVRAYPKDGLTSDQQIGFEVVETAFTSALEGMALPYGDVAVGSWRNAPYVVIQNVGGYIDMPRFFGSTQPLNNAGDIGPYMSRLAEVPAILDGELARIREARGEGLVPPAFLLDKAIAQMEASIKGTSESYAGPLTAATIDGAQVAAGQAERIVASGIVPALERQLAELKVQRASAKDAAGVWSQPRGEEYYDWAIRASTTTRMSPDEIHQQGLDELRTLHGRMDPILREIGYTKGSVGERMRGLADDPRYKFAEGDPGRAEIFSFINDRVAWIKSQMPRAFNKLVDPPLEVRRLPLAEEPGAPGAYGGAGSKDGSIPGRFWINLRTTDLHRKYDLADLTFHESIPGHVWEGEFSNRLPLIRSILAFNAFSEGWALYAEQLADELGAYDEFKVGRLGYLQSLAFRACRLVVDTGLHSKRWTREQGRQFFVEENGSKVEEVASEVDRYCSWPGQACGYKIGHSEIVRQRARAQSELGGAYDFKAFNTAVVLGGNAPLSVMANTVSRYIAGAKG; this is encoded by the coding sequence ATGAGAGAGAAAACCGCCGATTTCACCCGCCGCCAGACCCTTGCCGGTCTCGCTGGAACCTCCGCCCTTGCCCTGCTGCCCGCCTGCGCTGCGACAACGCCGTCGCCGGGCAGTGCTTCGGCATCGCTGGCAGGCCTCGATCCCGATGCCGCGCTTGAGCGTGTCGCCTACCGGATGCTCGCGCATGAACCGGGCCGCGCCACCGGGCTGGGCGTGGACACCGGTGAATATGCCGCGTGGCGCTCCACCTTCGGCACGCCGGGCGAGGCGGGGCGCAGCGAATATGCCGCGACGCTCAAGGAACTGGTCGCCGAGGTCCGCGCCTATCCCAAGGACGGCCTGACCAGCGATCAGCAGATCGGTTTCGAAGTGGTCGAAACGGCGTTCACCAGCGCGCTTGAGGGCATGGCCCTGCCCTATGGCGATGTGGCCGTGGGCAGCTGGCGCAACGCGCCCTATGTCGTGATCCAGAATGTCGGCGGTTATATCGACATGCCGCGCTTCTTCGGTTCGACCCAGCCGCTGAACAATGCGGGCGATATCGGTCCTTACATGAGCCGCCTCGCCGAAGTGCCGGCGATCCTCGATGGCGAGCTGGCCCGCATCCGCGAAGCGCGCGGCGAAGGGCTCGTGCCGCCCGCTTTCCTGCTCGACAAGGCAATCGCGCAGATGGAAGCCAGCATCAAGGGGACGTCCGAAAGCTATGCCGGGCCGCTGACCGCCGCCACGATCGACGGCGCGCAGGTCGCCGCCGGACAGGCGGAGCGGATCGTTGCCAGCGGGATCGTGCCCGCGCTCGAACGCCAGCTGGCCGAACTCAAGGTCCAGCGCGCCTCCGCCAAGGATGCAGCGGGCGTGTGGTCGCAGCCGCGCGGCGAGGAATATTACGACTGGGCAATCCGCGCTTCGACCACGACGCGCATGAGCCCTGACGAGATTCATCAGCAGGGCCTCGACGAACTGCGCACGCTGCACGGGCGCATGGACCCGATCCTGCGCGAGATCGGCTACACCAAGGGCTCCGTCGGCGAGCGGATGCGCGGGCTGGCCGATGATCCGCGCTACAAATTTGCCGAGGGCGATCCGGGCCGGGCGGAGATATTCTCCTTCATCAATGACCGCGTTGCGTGGATCAAATCGCAGATGCCGCGCGCTTTCAACAAGCTGGTCGATCCGCCGCTGGAGGTCCGCCGCCTGCCGCTCGCCGAAGAACCCGGCGCGCCGGGTGCCTACGGCGGGGCGGGTAGCAAGGACGGCAGCATTCCCGGGCGCTTCTGGATCAACCTGCGCACCACCGATCTGCACCGCAAGTACGACCTTGCCGACCTCACCTTCCACGAAAGCATTCCCGGCCACGTGTGGGAGGGCGAATTCAGCAACCGCCTGCCGCTGATCCGTTCGATCCTCGCCTTCAACGCCTTTTCCGAAGGCTGGGCGCTCTATGCCGAACAGCTGGCGGACGAGCTGGGCGCCTATGACGAATTCAAGGTCGGGCGGCTTGGCTACCTGCAATCGCTCGCCTTCCGCGCCTGCCGGTTGGTGGTCGATACCGGCCTCCATTCCAAGCGCTGGACGCGCGAACAGGGCCGCCAGTTCTTCGTCGAGGAGAACGGATCGAAGGTCGAGGAAGTCGCCTCCGAGGTCGATCGCTATTGCAGTTGGCCGGGGCAGGCCTGCGGCTACAAGATCGGCCACAGCGAAATCGTCCGCCAGCGCGCGCGGGCGCAAAGCGAGCTGGGCGGGGCCTACGACTTCAAGGCCTTCAACACCGCCGTGGTGCTGGGCGGCAACGCGCCGCTCTCCGTGATGGCAAACACCGTCAGCCGCTACATCGCGGGGGCAAAGGGATAG
- a CDS encoding DUF3597 domain-containing protein codes for MMGIFGSIKNAIWGSDKDKAEVKPAGPRPVPSPAPVATAAPAAPAALDPISEAAMADRISRMAGAEKFEWRTSIVDLMKLVGVDPSFENRKELADELGMTDYTGTADQNIALHHAVLNMLAAEGGHMPDMLRD; via the coding sequence ATGATGGGAATTTTTGGTTCAATCAAGAATGCGATCTGGGGTTCGGACAAGGACAAGGCAGAGGTCAAGCCCGCCGGGCCGCGGCCAGTCCCTTCGCCTGCGCCTGTCGCCACCGCAGCACCCGCCGCTCCCGCAGCGCTTGACCCGATCAGCGAGGCCGCGATGGCCGATCGCATCAGCCGCATGGCAGGCGCGGAAAAGTTCGAATGGCGCACCTCTATCGTCGATCTGATGAAGCTGGTCGGCGTCGATCCGAGCTTCGAAAATCGCAAGGAACTCGCCGACGAGTTGGGCATGACCGATTACACCGGCACCGCCGATCAGAACATCGCCCTGCACCACGCGGTGCTCAACATGCTCGCGGCCGAGGGCGGTCACATGCCGGACATGCTGCGCGACTGA